A segment of the Commensalibacter oyaizuii genome:
CTTATCTTAATTTTGAATTTAATCATCATGGTGGATTGCTGATAATATATACTGGAACAACCCCCCCCCCTACTTTACATGGGCTTTTTAACCTTAAAAATATACCTAAACTTGCTCAACGATTTAAAACACGTTGTGCTATTATGGATGAATATTGGCAACTAAAAGCGTTGTCGCAAAATAATATACACCTCACCTACAAAAAAGATCTTTTAGAGGCAAAATCAGAAACAAATCTATTGGAGCAACAGCTCTATTTCTTACAAAAACAAAAACAAACTGAGCTGCAGCAATTACAAAATACAATAGCACACTTAACACAACAACTTGGTCGGTCTAACGAACCCCCAAAATCGTTTTATACAAGACTTAAACTATTCATAAAAAGAAAGCTACAATCTTACACAGTAAAAAAAATTGTTAGTTCAAATCGTTTTTATACTATATTTATTCCCAAAAAAATACGTCAGTACGTAGAACAGCCAGCCTCTAATATCGACATTTCTTCTCCAACTTACGATAATAATTATCGTCCACGCCGTATAACATTCGTTGCAGGAGAACCTCATACACCTGGTGTAATCTATCGTTGTTATCGCAATGCGCAAGCATGCAGAATAGCAGGGCATGAGGCAAAAGTAATTAATGCGGCAGATGTTGGTCCCCAAGATATTAAATGGGCTGACATCATGATCTTATGGCGGGTTGAATTTAGCGGACATATTCTTGGAATCGTTGAGTTAGCTAAACAATATAACACCTTAACTGCATTTGACGCCGATGATATCGTTTTTAAACCTCAACTAGCCTATATTGAAATTATTGATGGCATACGCAGCATTGGAACCACAGAGGCAGAAACCTCACGTACTTTTGGTAATATGAAGCAGACATTGATGCGTACTGACTTTGCCGTCGCAACAACTGCTGAAATGCGTGAACATATGGCACAAGAATTAATTCCCAAACATGCTGGGCCATTGGTGTTCACACTACCTAATATTTTTGATGATGAGTGCGTTCAAACAGCTCGCTTTGCTGCCAGAATGAATAAATTACAAAAGAACGATACTTATATCCGTATTGGATATGCTTCAGGAACACGCACGCATCAACGCGATTTTGCTTTGGTTATTCCTGCGCTGATTAGTGTTTTCAAAAAACGCCCACAAGTCCGCCTAGTGTTATTCAGAGAACCTGAAAACCACCGACCTATTTTACATATGAATGAATATCCTGAACTTCAGGACTACGAAAATCATATTGAATGGAGAGATACTGTACCACTGCAACAACTCCCCCAAGAATTGGCGCGATTTGATATATCTATTGCCCCGTTAGAAGCAGACAACGTTTTTTGTAATGCCAAAAGTGAACTAAAATATTTTGAAGCTGCGTTAGCTAATGTTTGTTCTGTTGTCTCGCCAACAGGGCCTTTGAAAAGATGCATTGAACATGGTGTTACAGGTTTTTTAGCGAATACAACTCAGGAATGGGAAAAACATTTAATAACCTTAATTGACAATCCTGAATTACGCCATCAAGTAGCTCAAAATGCATATCACGATGTTTTATGGAATTTCGGTATTCAACGTCAGTCCAAACTATGTGATACAATTTTCCATAGCCTTACAGGTGAAAAAGGTGCTGCCCAGGCTGTAGAAACCATGATCAATCGTGGGAAATATCGTAATTTAAGCCTGCCCACCATCCCTGAAAGCGAGATTCTTTTCGATCATGATGCCTTACGAACAGCTATGGTAACGGTTATTATTACTTCTTATAACTATAGCCAATATATAATTGAAGCAATGGAATCCGTCAAAGCACAGACTTTGCAATATCTTGATATGATCATTGTTGATGATGGTTCCTCTGATGATTCTATCGATCTGATCCTGGCTTGGGCTAATAATCATAAGAACCGTTTCAACCGCCTTCAATTACACCGCTCGGTCAAAAATGCAGGACTTGGAGGGGCTCGTAATATTGGTATTGCTGCTAGTGAGACTCTTTATTCTATGCAACTGGATGCAGATAATCGATTACTACCAGATACATGTGAAAAACTTCTGGCTGTCATGCAAGATACTGCTATAGGGTATGCTTATCCCCAACTGCGTCATTTTGGTGCGGGTGAAAGCATCGGGGGCCATGTTCCCTTCCATCCATTACGTTTGACTGTCGGCAATTATATTGATGCCATGGTAATGTTAGCCAAGTGGGCGTGGGCTGCTGCAGGGGGTTTTTACGTACAACGCGACGCAATGGGGTGGGAAGATTACGATATGTGGTGCAGACTGGCTGAATTAGGAATCCAAGGAACACAAGTTCTTGATGCGTTTGCAGAATATCGTGCTCACTTTTCGTCTATGACTACTACTGTTACAGAGCAAACCAATCATAAACCTAAAGTTGTTTCCCATCTTTCTGAACGCCACCCCTGGATCGATATCGTTTATCCAGAGGATTCGCCTTGGTACAAGAAAAAATAATCACTGTTTTAAAAGCCTATATTACAATATAGGCTTTTATTTTTGTAAATATATTACTGCAACTTTTTATTAGCTTATGACCTAGAATCTATAAGAAATTTCTGAACACTATCTCTCTAAACCCGAACTATGATTGATTGATACTTCCTCACACACAAATAAAAGCAAGATATTCATGTCTAATATAATGAAAATATAACAATAAAGATTTATAGAAAATACTATGACTTTAATAAAGTAATTTTAGATATGCTTTTATTTTTTATTCTCGTTTTTTTATCCCCTTTATAAACACAGCCCTCGCAAAAAAAATCACCAGAACGATTGGGATTTATAAAACAAAAGGCAAATCAAGGTGATATTAAAGCTCAACTATTGATAGGGGCCGTGTTTGCAATAGGTCCATATGGTATTAAACAAAATATTTTTGAAGCAAAAAATCATACCAAAGTTAGAAAATGGTACAGGAAAGCAACAGACCAAAGGGATGGTACATCATTGAATAATTTAGGCGTATTTTATGTTTTTAGCCAAGGTGTCCCTAAAATATTACAAAAGCTAAAGAATATTTCAAACAGGCCTGCTTGCACAGAAACAGCAAAGGACGTAAAAATTATAAGCATTCGAACGATCAATAAATCATAAAAAAATATAGATAATATATGTTGGTCTTTATCCTTGACTACTAACTTTCTGGTACATTCTCTAGTAATTCCTTTATCCAAATCGTGGCATTCCCATCCGATGGTGCACGCCAGTCCCCACGTGGGGACAATCCCCCCCCAGCTGAAACCTTTGGGGCATTAGGCATTGCAGAACGTTTAAATTGACTAAACACAAAAAAGCGTTTTACAAAAACCTCTAACCAATGTCGAATTTCTGATAAATTATAGGCAATTTTCTTATCTTCAGGAAATCCTGACAACCAATTTCCCTTATTAACATCAGACCAGATAGAATAAGCAAGAAAAGCCACTTTTGATGGTTTTAACCCGTATCGTAAAATATAATATAGATTAAAATCCTGTAAGGCATAAGGACCGATTTTAGCCTCAGTGCTTTGCAGCGTTTTATTATCTTGTGATGGAATTAATTCTGGAGAAATTTCAGTATCTAAAATGCGTTGCAAGATTTCACCTGCATCCTCTGAAAAATGTCTGGATTGAATAACCCAACGAATTAAATGTTGAATCAAGGTTTTTGGTAGCCCTGCATTCACATTATAATGCGACATTTGATCCCCAACCCCATAAGTACACCATCCCAAAGCCAGTTCTGATAAATCGCCAGTTCCAATTACAATGCCATGATGATGATTGGCCAATCTGAATAAATAATCAGTTCTTAACCCAGCTTGAACATTTTCAAATGTAACATCATATACTGCTTGCCCATCGGCATAAGGGTGCTTCATATCCTGTAACATTTGTTTGGCTGCTGGGCGAATATCTAAACATTCCCACTGTATTCCTAAAGCGTCCATCAATGCCTCAGCATTGTTTTTGGTTTCAAAACTGGTTCCAAAGCCTGGCATCGTATACCCTAAAATTGACTCTCGCCCTATTTGCAGTTCATCCACCACTTGGGCAGCAACCAATAACGCTTGGGTAGAGTCCAACCCACCAGAGATCCCAATAACTAGTTTTTTTGCACCAATTGCCTGAATGCGTTGTTTTAGTGCTGATACTTGGATTCTATATGCTTCAAAACAATCTTGTTCCAATCGTTGTACGTCTGATGGAACAAAGGGAAACCGCTCTACAGGGCGCTTTAATCCCAAATCAACCAATGCTGGTGATAACGTAAAGTGAATATTACGATAATCATAGGGAACAGATAAATTTTGATGAAACGTTCCAACCTGCATACGTTCTTGTCTTAGAATATCTAGGTCAATATCTGCAATTAAACAAGTTTGCCCTTCGGGAAAGCGATCTGTTTGTGCTAAGATTCGACCATTTTCAACAATGGATAATTGACCGTCCCATGCCACATCGGTTGAAGATTCCCCCTGCCCTGCAGCAGCATACAAGTACGCACAAATTCCACGTGCAGATTGTGACTGGCACAATAATAAACGCTTATCAGCTTTTGCAATAGTAATATTACTGGCAGAAAGATTGGCGATTACTGTCGCCCCACCTATACAGGCATAGCTGCTGGGGGGAACTGGCACCCACAAATCTTCACAAATTTCTGCACTGATAACAAAATCAGGATAATCAACAGCGGAAAATAACAGATCCACACCGAAAGGAACCTGTTGCCCCAACAAAGTTATCTGCCGATCAACAATGTGTTGGCCACTAGCAAATTGCCTAGCCTCGTAAAACTCGCGATAATTAGGTAGGTAGGATTTTGGAATAACTCCCAAGATTTTACCCTTATGGATAGCAATTGCGCAATTATAAACAGCACCTTTAAAAATTAACGGAGCACCCACAATCAACACAGGCAACAAAGTTTGAGTTGCTTGACAAAGGGAACTAATTGCTTCGACTATGCTATCTAATAAGACATGCTGTAACCTAAGATCTTCTATTGCATAACCTGACAAAGACAGCTCAGGAAATACACACAACGCTGCCCCCTGTTCGTGTGCCTTACCAGCTAAGCTGATAATTTCCTGACTATTGGCAATTGGATCTGCCAAACGCACTGAAAAATTACAAGTAGCAACCCGAACAAAATTATGTTCATAAAGAGAATAAAAATTTTTCAAATGCTTTTCCTCTGCCAAACCATCTATCAAGAAAAACTAGACGGACGGTGCCTCATCCTTGTTCCAACTATAATAGCAATAAACAAGACTAAAGAATATAACCCATTTAACATCGTTAAAGAAATAGGCAGCCAGTCAAATAAATAAGAAGCTATATCGCAAGGTTTACTAGGTCGATCAGGCATTGACATAAAACGTGCATTTAAATCTTGAACATGAGAAGAGATTGAATAACATTCTGGCAATGGGCTTGGCCACCAACCTTGTTCAACCCCGATATGCAAAAAAGATAATGCCAAACTAGCCAATAAAACCAACGCAGCCAGATTAAAGATCAATCCGATAAAACGATTTTTAACGATAAAAACAAAAATACCAAATAAAATTAAAATACGATATGGCCACCGCTCCAACAAGCATAATCCACATGGAGCCATATTCCATATATTTTGGAAAAACCACGCCATAATAAGCGCAACCAGCCCTGATATAATCATCATCATTCCTAAAATAAATCGAATAGGCTGTTCCCGATGTCTGAACATAATCATTATCTTTCTATAATTTCAAGATTAATACTGTACAGTTTACTATAAAAACACCTGAACCAAATATCTTTAAGAAATAAAAACGAAATAAAAAAAGCTGGTTATTGTTTGTAATAACCAGCTTTGAATAAATTTAAGACACGTCTTATCAATGTTGAGAATGAATAGAATCTTCCAAAGATTTCTCTAAATCATCAGAAGATTGTCCACTTCCATTAACATCTGACTTTTGACCTGATGATGTACCCGTCGAAGGTTGCGCAACAAGAGGTTCTGAACCAACTGTACCCTCGCACTTTACCATACTGACATTATACAATGGATGCTCGAAAACAGAATCCCCTGGTTCAGCTGAAAAAATCCATGCAGCAAACGGATTAGTTGGCAATTTACTATCCACAATTTGTAAAAAAGCCGCATTATCAGGTGACAGTGCTGTGGGCCGTGTGATGCATCGTTTGACACTGATGGTTAAGGTTTTATATGTTTCAGTCCCCCCAACAGGAATTGTTAAAACAGTGGCTTCAGATTCAAGCTTGCTTAAAACGCGAATAACAGCTTTGGGTTGACTTAACCATGTATCTGCTGACACCGAAGAAGCGTTTGAAGAAGATGACTTCTTTTTTTCAGCATTTGCGTGATGATGAATGCCAACGTTCAGTATACAAGACGCCGCAACCAATAAAATCTTTTTCACACTACAGGACTCCGTAATTGGTCAATCATTTCCTTTAATACTGACCGCATAAATTGTTCATCAACCCCCATCAACATTGCATCTTCAAACGCATCTTGCATCATTTGCATTAATTCAACATGATTTTCAGTTAAAATTTTGATCTTCTCCTTGCAAATTACAGGCTTTTGATCGGTTTGTAGCCACATCAAGGAAGACAAATCCAATTGATCATTCGACTTAATCATACATACCCCCTTATTCTAAAGGAGCTATAGCTTTGTCATCGGTTGTATTTTTCTTATGATCATCCGATTTAGGTTTATTATCAGCAATAGAAAAGACGAATTTGCTTAAAAGTTCCTGCAAACTGATTGAACCTTGAGTATGAGACATAAACTGACCAGGTTTTAAGATACTCTCATCCCCACCAGGAGATAGGTCAATATATTTCCCCCCCAGCAAACTATCACTCGTAATGACAGCGGCAGTATCAACTGGTAATTGCAAGTCAGGACGCACAGTAAAAATGACAGTGGCTTTATAAGTCTTGGGATCAACGGTTTCCTCAATAACTTTACCTACGTTAACCCCAGCTAATTTAACATCTGATCCAATGTCTAGCCCATCAATATGCTCAAATGAAGCTTTCAAGGGATAGCCACTTACCCTTTCCTGACCATGACCAACAATTGCCAAAATAACCACTGTGATAAACGCAACAATCACAATAAATCCAACAATTATTTCAATAATCTGTCGTGTTTTGTTCGAAGTGGTAACCTGCATAATGATTTAATTTACCTATTCCCCAGGGGACCAGCTTTCATAATCACCCGTTGCTTTGGCACGTTTTCCACCAGCATAGTCACTGCCTTGAGGGTGGTATGCTGTTGCAGTTCCTGTAGGGTTGGCATGATATTCCGTTTGCCAAGGATGACGTTTAGATGCTGGCAAAGGTGCATCAGCTCCATGATGAAGCCATACCCACCATTCAGGAGGGACAACAGATGGATCGTCACCTTTGTTATAAATGACCCAACGCTCACGACGTTGTTCCCCACCGCCTAGACGGTTCAATTTGCGAGATTCATAATAAGACCGCCCGCCAGCATCCTTGCCGACCAAACGTCCCTTAAACATCGTGTGAAGGCGTGTTCCTAAAGTTGTCATGACTCTAATACATTAATATTTATATGAATAACGATTTACTCTTGTATAGAATTCTAAAAGTTAAAGATATACCCTTTTCACAAAAAAGCATAAAATCTTTCTCAATTTGAATCTATAAAAAACTAAATAGATATTTATCTATACAGGATGGACGTATAAAAATCAATTTTACGTATACTGGAATAGATATATCTTTCAACCACCGTAAATTAAAAATCTTTTAGTTTTTAATCAAAAGAAACTTAGAGAGAAATTTTATCCACAATATCCACTATATCCATAGGCGTGTATAATTTTTACATCGATATTATCCCTTATCTTCAGCCTCTAAACCGCTTAAACTATCAAGTATGAAAACACGACATCTTTGGAATGGCGTCCGGATGCGTAATCTGCGTACTGCGATTGATCCTGATGCACCTTTACACTCTGTTATGATCCCTGAAGATTGGGAAAATAACGCTGCAACAGCGATCCTTCAATTATGCCCAGAGCATTTGCTGGACGCATCCCCTATAAAAACGGACGTTTTAATAGCAAATTGGCTATTCCCTCTGTGCGAACAGGCAACCAATTTTACCGCGCAACATTGGGAATCCATCTTGTTATTAAAGCAAGCATGTCCCAACAGCGTCATTTGGAAAAACGATCCTGGTCAAAAACCAGGTATTGTTATCAATCTTGCCGCTTTTGCTTCGACTGAGACGGGGTTTAATGCTCAATCCTACCGACATGTCTTAGAGGTTGTAGCCGATACATTACGTGTTTTGCATCGACAGCAGGCTAATTTCATCAACGGTGAATTACCCTTTGCAGAATTGTCCCCCAATCATCAAAATGATTTAGAGAATCAACAGCTAGAATTTACAGCCCAACCCAGTGCTGGTATCATCTACCTTTCAAACCTTGACGCTTGTCTAGCACAGCTGGGTTACGACTATGACAGCGTCGACGGTAGGGATGTTGCATGTTGTCTTGCCTGTTTTGCAACACTTTTGGCAAATACAGGATGTGGTGCAGATTTCTTGCCCTTATCCCCAGACTGGAATGCATTGCCAGAATTGGCAACAACAGCAAAAGATATCTGGGCACTTGCTTCTGATGAACCACGCTCTCGCTTGGAACGAATCGACACCAGTTTTTCAACACCAGGTAACCCTGCAGATCTATTACTGGAATCAGAGTCCTGTGGCCTTGCCCCTATTTTTTCTTTGCTAAGGGAAGATGGCCTATTGGCTTTTAGTACTCTGGCAAGGTTAGCCCACAAAGGATTAACCTTAGAATCAGCACTAGCAGCAGCACTAGCTGGCGAAAGTATCATCCACCCCCCTTCAGCCCAAGCACATTACGCCATGCACCAAGCCTTGGCAGGGTTTGTTACTCATATGCCAGCACGTCCTAACCCGATTACCCATCCCTTGTCCTCTAAAACAACATTATGTAGGGGCGTAAAAAAACCTCTTCCTCCACGACGTAAGGGAATTACCCAAAAAGCCAGTATTGCCGGACGGGGTTTATTTTTACGAACAGGGGAATACGAAGATGGTACTTTAGGAGAAATTTCAATAACCCCTACCAAAGAAAATGCAATGGTCAAAGGACTACTAGAAAGCTTAAGCCAAGCGGTAAGCATCGGCTTGCAATATGGTGCCCCTTTAAAGGAATATGTCTCGACTTTTGCTTACAGTCGCTTTGGCGTTGCGGGAACTGTCGAAGGTGACCCGGGTGCATTATATGCCACCTCTTTTCTAGATTACAGTTTTAGGGCACTTTCTGATATTTATCTACATGAACCCTTGGCAGATGCACCCAACAATTTACACGCTAGTGATGAAGCCTTACCTATGCTACCCTTAGATTTACCCGATGAAGGTGAAAAACAAACTCCACCTCATCATCCTCGAAATAGTAAATTTAAACTGGTCAGTTAACTAAAGGAAACCATTATGTCCACCCCCGAAGAACGTCTTGAGGCTTTGAAAATTGTTCTACCCACCCCAGCCACCCCCGTGGCAAATTATGTACCAAGCGTAAAAACTGGAAATTGGTTGATTATTTCTGGGCAATTACCCTTGGTTCATAGCAAATTATTTGCCACAGGATTACTGGGGGATGAAGTTGATGTTGAAACCGGGGCCAAGGCTGCTAGATTTTGCATGATTAATATTTTAGCTCAAGCACGGGCTGCACTTGGCAGTCTTAACTATATTAATAAGCTGGTACGTTTGGGCGGTTTTGTCGCAAGCACCCCAACATTCACCCAACAAGCAGCAGTTATGAATGGTGCCTCTGATTTGGCTGTTGAGGTCTTTGGCCCAGCTGGGCAGCACGCACGTTCTGCTTTTGGCGTGGCATCATTGCCAATGAATGCTTGCGTTGAAGTCGAAGCATGGTTTGAATTCAACGCCTAGCCAATAAAATGACCAAGTAAAGACTACTTGGTCATTTCCATTATTCAGCTAACAAATCATCTGACTCATTTTCGTCAGACATCATGGCATCGCCAACAACCCCTGCCTTTTCACGAATACGTTGTTCAATACTGTGACTGACTTCTGGATTGTCTCGTAAAAACTGCTTTACGTTCTCGCGTCCTTGACCGATGCGTTGACTGTCATAAGAAAACCATGACCCAGCTTTCTCAACAATACCGGCCTTAACACCAAGATCAATTAATTCGCCCATTTTACTGATACCTTCACCATACATAATATCGAATTCTACTTGGCGGAACGGTGGGGCCATTTTATTTTTGACTACTTTGACACGAGTCTGATTTCCTGTGACCTCCTCTTTATCCTTAACTTGACCAATACGACGAATATCCAAACGTACAGAAGCATAGAATTTTAGCGCATTTCCACCAGTCGTTGTTTCTGGCGAACCAAACATGACACCAATCTTTTGACGAATCTGATTTAGAAATATCAAACAGGCATTTGAGCGTGAAACGGAACCAGTTAATTTTCTTAAAGCTTGGCTCATTAAACGTGCATGTAACCCAACATGGTTATCCCCCATGTCCCCCTCAAGCTCGGCACGGGGAACCAGTGCTGCCACACTATCAATAACCAATACATCAACTGCACCTGACCGTACTAACGTATCCGCAATTTCAAGTGCCTGCTCTCCTGCATCAGGTTGGGAAATAAGCAAATTATCAATATCTACGCCTAGTTTTCTGGCATAAATTGGATCCAAGGCATGCTCGGCATCGATAAATGCACAAGTTCCGCCCGTTTTCTGGGCTTCAGCAATGATATGCAACGCCATCGTTGTTTTACCAGAGCTTTCAGGTCCATAAATCTCAACAATACGTCCGCGTGGCACCCCACCAATGCCTAAACCTATATCCAGTCCAATTGATCCTGTTGATATCGCCTCAACTTGAACTGCGGGTTTTTCACCCATTTTCATAATGGAACCTTTACCAAAAGCGCGTTCAATCTGAGCTAATGCACCATCTAATGCTTTATTTTTATCCATTATCTTTAAAACCTTCTTTTTTATCAACAACCAAATATTACTTTGATTCTATTAACTTTTATCGCAAAAAAAACGTCACTTTCATTTTACCGAAAATGACGCATGAATCCATTATAAAATAAATATTTATCGACGACTGATCGCAAGACCCGATCCTGAAGGATCAGTATAAGCACGACAATAATTGCTATTTCCAGGCATACCTTCTTCACAGAACACAGCGTTTACCCGACCTTGGGGGGAATTGGGATGGGCAATGTCAATATTGTTTTTTCCATCTTTGGTATGGGTCAGCAATGTATTTAAAACTTCAGCACCTGCTGCTGCTGCCTCATTTTGTCCAGAAGCTGAAACCGCAGCCATAAAGCGATTTTTATATGTTGCGATCGCTGCAGTTAACAAAGGTTGTGGCACTGACTTAGGAGAAGCTGCCATAACAATCCCCGTTGTTCCAGCAATACGACCAGTACCAAATAAATTATTCATTGTTAATGCACAGGAGACAGCACCACCATTACGATCCATCACTGAAAATGAAGTCGATGCAGGTAGGGAAGGCAAATTACCACTACCAGCTTTGCCTTCATTTAACCAAGACTGCGCTTTATTTTCCTGAGCTAAAATATTTTTTTTATCAAAGGCCAAACCATTACTTGCTCGCCATTGCGCCACTGTCCCTTGAGATATTGCAGAGGCATTTCCTTTTCCATTACTTAGATTTCGCCACGCCATTGCCATGCCCAAACCACCATCAGCAGATGGAGAAACGAAATATACATTTTGTCCCTTAGCCATTACCACCGACAAAGCTGGGGCTTTTACAGGTAGGGCATTTCTAAACCCTTCGCCACTTAATCCACCCCCAGCGGCTTGCGCTCCAAGGGCATAGCTGTGCGCCAAAGATCCGATATACAAATCAGATACCCCAGAGGTAATTAATCGATCGTAAATAATTTTTAAACGGGGCTGATACAACATATCCCCTGCCTGCAATACTGTACCGTCTTTACGAGCAAAGATTTTTTGCATCGCGGCATCCAAAAATAAAGGTCCTTGTACAGCTGCCAAATCATTGGCAAAAATGTCAGATACCGTTACCCCATTTTGGGCCATATTTCCAATAAGGTGTAAAATATCGTTAATATCTGCTTTACCCTCACTAGCCTGTAGCAAATATAATCCACGTGCCATCATCGGAACGGCTGCGGGACGGTCGGCTTGCCCCTGAATTATGCCTGATTGGGGTAAAAATAGAAAGGATTGTGCCGGTTGACCAGGACGATACGCAATACAAGCACCCCCGCCCCCCAAGGACGCACGTGACGGCAATGTCACTGTTAAAGCAAAACCCAAAGCCGTTGCTGCGTCCGCTGCGTTACCACCACGAATTAAAACATCCCGCGCAATCATTGCTGCCTGAGGTTCGTCTGCTGCAACACTACCAACATAGCCAGTTACGCGATTGTTTAAATTTTTTGTTTTGATGGTTTTATGGCCAGTATGTTCGCCACCACATGCCGTCAATGATACAGCAACCATAGCACTGATAGCTACTTTACCTGCTTTTCTTAAGAAATTAGTATCGGTAATAAAATGATGAGCAGGCTTTTTCAAAAAGGTACATCCTTTTAATAAATAACGACTACGTAAACGATAAGAACGCTTTGACACGCGGTTGGTCTCCGATGAATCAGCAGAATTAACAAATATTTAGACTTACAGTTACAATTATTCACAGTAAGAATATAATTAATAACCGTTTTTTTATAACATAATAACCATAATACTGTATAATGTTATGTTGAATAATTATTTACTTTTTCTACCAGGAGAAACATTTATGAAAAAGTCGCCTTTTCAGCGCTACTTTCACATTCCTTTAACCGCCAGCTTGTTCTGTGGTGTTATGGTGACCCCACTTTCAGGGTATGCTCAAGATAATAGCAGTTTCACCCCTGAACAACACAAAGAAATTATTTCCACCGTGCGTCAGGCGCTTAAAAACGACCCTTCTATCCTGGAAGATGCCATTATTGCAGCACAACAAAAGAGAACAAAACAACGTACGGAAAGTGCTTCTAAAACTTTGGCTGAGAAGAAAAATGTTTTGATGAATGTTTTGCCAACAGACGGATTTATTGGCAATCCAAATGCTAAGAATACAATTGTAGAATTTTTTGACCCACGCTGTCCATATTGTAAGAAAATTCTTCCTGAACTGGTTCAACTCACCAAAGATGACAAAAATGTCCGCATTATTTTTAAAATTGTTCCTATTCTAGGGGAAAATAGTGTTTTACAGTCCAGAGCCATCGTCGCAGCAACTCGTCAAAATGGGTATGTTAGCATGATGAAAGCCATTATGGATTCAAAAGAAGAAATTACAGAAGACACAATTAAAACAATTGCTAAGCAACAAAAGCTGGATGCTGATCGTTTGATCCAAGATATGAAAGCGGCTTCTGTTACCAAAGCACTAGAGGATAATGTTCAGTTACTACGCGACTTGGGGATTGATGGTACGCCTGCACTGGTGATTAATGATAAAAAAATAATCCCTGGTGCCGTTAGTTATGAAACTTT
Coding sequences within it:
- the mlaD gene encoding outer membrane lipid asymmetry maintenance protein MlaD, producing MQVTTSNKTRQIIEIIVGFIVIVAFITVVILAIVGHGQERVSGYPLKASFEHIDGLDIGSDVKLAGVNVGKVIEETVDPKTYKATVIFTVRPDLQLPVDTAAVITSDSLLGGKYIDLSPGGDESILKPGQFMSHTQGSISLQELLSKFVFSIADNKPKSDDHKKNTTDDKAIAPLE
- a CDS encoding NADH-ubiquinone oxidoreductase subunit NDUFA12 family protein, whose product is MTTLGTRLHTMFKGRLVGKDAGGRSYYESRKLNRLGGGEQRRERWVIYNKGDDPSVVPPEWWVWLHHGADAPLPASKRHPWQTEYHANPTGTATAYHPQGSDYAGGKRAKATGDYESWSPGE
- a CDS encoding TSCPD domain-containing protein, encoding MRNLRTAIDPDAPLHSVMIPEDWENNAATAILQLCPEHLLDASPIKTDVLIANWLFPLCEQATNFTAQHWESILLLKQACPNSVIWKNDPGQKPGIVINLAAFASTETGFNAQSYRHVLEVVADTLRVLHRQQANFINGELPFAELSPNHQNDLENQQLEFTAQPSAGIIYLSNLDACLAQLGYDYDSVDGRDVACCLACFATLLANTGCGADFLPLSPDWNALPELATTAKDIWALASDEPRSRLERIDTSFSTPGNPADLLLESESCGLAPIFSLLREDGLLAFSTLARLAHKGLTLESALAAALAGESIIHPPSAQAHYAMHQALAGFVTHMPARPNPITHPLSSKTTLCRGVKKPLPPRRKGITQKASIAGRGLFLRTGEYEDGTLGEISITPTKENAMVKGLLESLSQAVSIGLQYGAPLKEYVSTFAYSRFGVAGTVEGDPGALYATSFLDYSFRALSDIYLHEPLADAPNNLHASDEALPMLPLDLPDEGEKQTPPHHPRNSKFKLVS
- a CDS encoding RidA family protein, which gives rise to MSTPEERLEALKIVLPTPATPVANYVPSVKTGNWLIISGQLPLVHSKLFATGLLGDEVDVETGAKAARFCMINILAQARAALGSLNYINKLVRLGGFVASTPTFTQQAAVMNGASDLAVEVFGPAGQHARSAFGVASLPMNACVEVEAWFEFNA
- the recA gene encoding recombinase RecA, with amino-acid sequence MDKNKALDGALAQIERAFGKGSIMKMGEKPAVQVEAISTGSIGLDIGLGIGGVPRGRIVEIYGPESSGKTTMALHIIAEAQKTGGTCAFIDAEHALDPIYARKLGVDIDNLLISQPDAGEQALEIADTLVRSGAVDVLVIDSVAALVPRAELEGDMGDNHVGLHARLMSQALRKLTGSVSRSNACLIFLNQIRQKIGVMFGSPETTTGGNALKFYASVRLDIRRIGQVKDKEEVTGNQTRVKVVKNKMAPPFRQVEFDIMYGEGISKMGELIDLGVKAGIVEKAGSWFSYDSQRIGQGRENVKQFLRDNPEVSHSIEQRIREKAGVVGDAMMSDENESDDLLAE
- a CDS encoding gamma-glutamyltransferase, whose translation is MSKRSYRLRSRYLLKGCTFLKKPAHHFITDTNFLRKAGKVAISAMVAVSLTACGGEHTGHKTIKTKNLNNRVTGYVGSVAADEPQAAMIARDVLIRGGNAADAATALGFALTVTLPSRASLGGGGACIAYRPGQPAQSFLFLPQSGIIQGQADRPAAVPMMARGLYLLQASEGKADINDILHLIGNMAQNGVTVSDIFANDLAAVQGPLFLDAAMQKIFARKDGTVLQAGDMLYQPRLKIIYDRLITSGVSDLYIGSLAHSYALGAQAAGGGLSGEGFRNALPVKAPALSVVMAKGQNVYFVSPSADGGLGMAMAWRNLSNGKGNASAISQGTVAQWRASNGLAFDKKNILAQENKAQSWLNEGKAGSGNLPSLPASTSFSVMDRNGGAVSCALTMNNLFGTGRIAGTTGIVMAASPKSVPQPLLTAAIATYKNRFMAAVSASGQNEAAAAGAEVLNTLLTHTKDGKNNIDIAHPNSPQGRVNAVFCEEGMPGNSNYCRAYTDPSGSGLAISRR